The following are encoded in a window of Bacteroidales bacterium genomic DNA:
- a CDS encoding DUF1080 domain-containing protein, with protein MNKTYKLFVPAVLLLLALHNNSACQDSWISLFDGETLKGWSVHSGHASYRVNDGTIVGQAVPDSPNSFLCTEEEFGDFILEFEVLLEDDELNSGVQFRSHIAPRELVFWFRNDQGNYQPTTIPADRVYGYQVEIAVGGGSGGVYDEARRAMTPWWPQADSEESKVFKSKQWNSYRIECKGDSIRTIVNGVVITEFRDGLSDRGIIGLQVHDVGDNPSPYQVRWRNIRLMPL; from the coding sequence ATGAACAAAACATATAAGCTATTCGTACCCGCAGTCTTACTTCTGCTTGCCCTGCACAATAACTCGGCCTGCCAGGACAGTTGGATCAGCCTTTTTGATGGCGAAACCCTGAAAGGCTGGTCTGTTCACAGCGGACATGCTTCCTACAGGGTCAATGACGGCACCATTGTGGGCCAGGCAGTTCCTGACAGTCCCAACTCCTTCCTCTGCACCGAAGAGGAATTCGGCGATTTCATCCTTGAATTTGAGGTATTGCTGGAGGATGATGAACTGAATTCCGGTGTTCAGTTCCGGAGCCACATTGCTCCCCGGGAGCTGGTTTTCTGGTTCAGAAATGATCAGGGTAACTACCAGCCGACCACCATCCCGGCCGACCGGGTGTACGGCTACCAGGTGGAAATTGCCGTCGGAGGCGGATCGGGAGGCGTGTACGATGAAGCCCGCAGAGCTATGACTCCCTGGTGGCCGCAGGCAGATTCAGAAGAAAGCAAGGTTTTCAAAAGCAAGCAATGGAATTCCTACCGGATCGAATGCAAAGGTGATTCCATCAGGACCATCGTAAACGGAGTGGTGATTACTGAATTTCGCGATGGATTGAGCGACCGGGGAATCATTGGGCTGCAGGTCCATGATGTGGGAGATAACCCCAGCCCCTACCAGGTCAGGTGGAGAAATATCAGGCTTATGCCCCTGTAG